The genomic DNA ccgttggcccgcacatgagcagttgcagcTCCCTAGTGCTCCGATTGATAGTTCCATATTGTTGAATATGACTGAatggtatggtgggaagcccgattCTAAAGGGCTTGTTATTACtatgaccatctgccaggtggaaggccagcggATCAGACTTATACTGGTGGAACTTCGCAGGCTCGTCGAGCGGCATGaagagctcagttgggagaggaggatggtccttcgggatcgcagcagcagcagcagcaggaagAAGCACAGGGCAATAATGGTTTGAGTACGACGCAGTATAAGCTTttagctaggaggatggatgcgatgcattACATCCATAGTAGATTTGCACATGACCTCacccaggcgttggggactgctttcagagccacaggagttgacatctagtggccagtattcggtgagtattccgtgtatccacctccaaacacttctgacactccaccccttgagggtgatgatccttgTTCTGATTAGGTATGCATGATTCCTTGTTATTACCTTCACCGAAGACAGTGAATATTTGAAGTTTggggggtagtagttaaggatttatgtgttttgtgtgagtcgtatatagttgcatattcatgctagtttagttcatatagttgcacgtttgccatgtagtagtttttttttaatattagtTTTGTAGTGTTTATGGTAGTTTGgtcatatagtttcatgcatttgcataataacatgatcccttagaaGATTTtgccgattgatttgtgatattgatgctaatGTAGTGATATCgtgtttagtgatgttaagtcttattgagttgatttgcatgctagagacaattgtatttcactaagtcttataggttgcttgagggttagatcatggtcatggtttatttgtttgtcgaggtttaatcctttttatatttagaatttaggatattctcttcataataaaataacatggatatttataaattggagaaaattggatatCCTTGCTAGTTGTTGTGACTatgtgtcaaatggctagtacgACTCattttttatgagtagtctagggttcaacgagatggagcgaaacgtactcgttcaaatatttgtgaaaaaaagagaaaaaaaaaagaagagaacAAGAAGAAAcaatatgtgtttatgcataattgataaCGAGTGGCCTCTTTAatactcaagttattaagttcttaggggactttttgcctggtgacctaaggctttttatagtctgagatccactaacctaatgctcgctacatgggtattattatataagtcttttatggacctcattcattacacggtcaaataagcatatttgtgttgtttttgtGTTATCAGAATTgaagcatgaatccatgtaaaactctgatataagaattgaagtgttaaaagttattttgagtctagcttttattctatttataaccttgcgattgctttgatgaaAGGTGaatcatgattattgatctagttgcgatagtatatctgtaagcatttgcacacacacacATTTTTTGCTTGTAAGTTAATTTGTGGGgcttgattgatctttgtgcggATAACTGTATttattgagatgttgcttgttaattggtttagttattctatgaggatcgttgcattcatatagtttacattcatgcatttttatttcttgttctttgagtctgtttatgcttgaagacaaacatcggttcaagtttgggggtatgttgagtggcatttatgacactttataacgctcccTAAAACTTTGAATTATTATTTTGTACTCGAGTTGTTGGTGTTTTTAATGTATTTTTGTAGTatttttacatttcaggcatttatcaggaatacaggtgaattagcattattttgatgctaatatgttgttaggatggtgtctagaataaaagctcgtgaaaagaccagctcaaaccaacaagaaaagaaagaagtcGGAAATTTCTCCAGAGAGAAGGCGCGCCCACGCTAtagaagcgcgcggccgcgcccatagagcagaatgtcagcgcacccgcgctggtcaagcgcacGGCCGCGCTAGGTCGGGAAAAGAAAATCATGTTTCTTCTGGAATTTTGATCCGTTggacttctactttgcatgggctgctatatatacataaccagagtttaaggagaaggcgtaagaaggccatagagcataattcaaccaatgcgaaaaagatctagtttattcttgtgattctttgttttaagttgtaactttagATGCTATTTTTCTTATccgtgaacctatactcttgtttcgtactttattttatttaaatataaagactacgtttattataccatgctttcatcagaacccacgttgatgatgagtctgattatgggctaatcgttatagtggggttctaacgaatttatttatggatatctttagttaattcgtttccatgccttagtgtgtggtgattgtatgataacctagttttggttgtgcttaatcgtcttatgagtgtcgcgaacttataagatagtgtgttaatatttaatgaagtgaaagtaaatttaagggtttagaagttgccatactagcatatgttcatgtatgtgatatgcatgattcgtaggtaattttaaccatcttaattgccctatgtaatcacgatagataacttgtgcattaaaccgttatgttgtcaaattctataggcatatagggtctcaatataaatggtgtctattcagcttctatctcttttgtggatgtctggtagtacggtattcgtgcaacgaaagttggcctTTATCAGTTCtctgttatctgattagtgtcatcaccattacatgctaaggttaagaacgaaaaggctattgattgaagtatttaatgaagttagaatcccatgtttgtgtcatatattattcaactctctttaatctcctAGTTTGTGATCTTAGTATAAttcttagttaatcttagtataaacaacctcaaattgttattcgtcttagcattagataataaccataccagtgttgcataaatacattgattgaaattaacctaaacctatccctgtgggaacgaactagaatttattctatattacttgcgatcgcgtatacttgcgtgaatattaacgcgtgttctagccctaacaCCAGGTCCGTACCCCGTGTTTTCCTCCTTGGTGGGTCGTGGGGTTGGCCTATGACTGGGTCGGGATAGACCCGACTCCTACCTTGAGCCTGGCTCACCTTAGAGCTGGGTTGGACTCTAGCTGGGAGGCTACCTTGCTCCTAGACTGGCTGGGTCCTGGCTCCCCTTGGGCTTGGTACACCTTAGTGCAGGGTTGAACCCTAGCCGGGATACTTATACCCTATCAGTGTTCGTGTCGTGTTTTCATGTAATGTGAAAAATGGTCGGGTCTATTATACCATCTTTCCGATCACCAAATTCAGTGTCTGTTATAATTTTTGATGAATAGTTAAAAAATTTAATGAGATGGAATAAACGCAATAGATAACAATATATTTTTGATCAACCAAAATTTGTAATATTAAATCTATTAGCTTAAATTTTGTGCCATGCATGGATTTCgctaatatttaaataatttttagattttatttatctaattatataataactttaatattattatataaatatgtaataaatttataatttataataaaaagaATAAAAAGAATTAGGAAGAACTAAAAAAATATCGTGATCATAATTTAGTATGATAAATTTTGATTGTTGTTTAGCTATATAAGAAGATTATATCTTTTACAAAAAAAGAAGATTGTATCAATTTAACAATTTATTAATTAGCATGTGTGTAAcactatttattttaattttatcaATTATAAGAATGAATAAATgttaaattaaaatatacatcATTACagttattaaaatttaaatatagaAGTATAGATTTGTAAAAAATGATAATGCACATACGCTTTGAAGAACGGTCGAGACTGGCACCTTGTGGCTTGTATATCCGTTGCATGACCCAGACGTGACCCAATCACTTAACACCACAATCAACACCAGATATGTCCTATTATTGAGAAAAGCAAAGGATTAAAATCGGGACCCCCTCAAGCGTGGGCCTAACCAGTACTCTTTAGATAATCTATATTCGAGGAGTACTCTTATGCCTTGTAAACTATAAAATGATAATCTAAAAGAACATTGTTAAAATCTTTGAATAAATATAAAGTGATTGTCAAAGTGTATCAAGGAAGTCTCTCAAAGCTTATCGAGGAAGACTCTCAAAGCATAtcgaggaagacttgtaaagcttatcaaggaagacttgtaaagcttattGAGGAAGTTGTGTAATACTTAATAAAGAAGATTTGAATAACTTACTTAGTAAGCCTTGTAAaccaactactataaatagctcatTTAGCTAATGAAATATAATACAACTTTCTCTCCATCTTCTATTCTCCTATACTTCCTCTACATTAAATATAACTAATATTTTCAGTCAAGGTTtataacacgttatcagcacgagtCTCTGCCAACTGAAGCTTTATTCTCGAAAGAGCTATGACTTATTCTGACCCACGAGTCCCTATCAACCAAAACTATTTCATAAAAGAGGTACGTTTTCttttcctcattttcttctaaatattATTACATATTTATGTTACTGATTGAAATTTATAAAGATGGTTATGCCGTTAAGTAATACTACTATAAAAATGGCGTTGCCGTCAAGTAATAATCAAAAGTTTTCTGGCCGGCTATGCCGTCGTAACTTTTGTATAAAGTTATTATTTCAACTTGCCTGTTTAAATATTATGTGACATATTATATCTTATTAGAGTTTGTTGCCTTGGATGTTTCCAGAAATAATTATTTGTCATGGGTCCTTGATGCGGAATTACACCTTAGTGCTAATGGCCTAAAAGATACTATTGACCCGGAAAAGATCTCAACTGTTGAACAAAATGGAAAAGCGATTATCTTTCTTAGGCATCACATCCACGAAGATCTAAAATCTGAATACCTCACTATCAAAAATCCACTCACCCTTTGGAATAATCTCAAGGATAGATTTGATCACCAAAAACTTGTTCACTTGCCATCTGCCCGATATGACTGGATTAATTTGCGGTTACAAGATTTCAAATCTGTAGCTGAATATAATTCTGCTCTTTTCAAGATAagctcaaaattaattttatgtggTGAAAATATTACTGATACTGAAATGATTGAAAAGACCCTCTCAACCTTTCACCCCAACACCGTGATCCTGGCTCAACAATATAGGGAGCGTAATTTTCAGAAATATGGCGAGCTCATATCTCTCCTTCTTGTGGCTGAAAAGAATAATGAGTTGCTACTGAAAAATCATCAGATACGTCCCACAGGCTCTGCCCAGTTATCTGAAGTACATAACACGTCATTCCTGAAGAATGAACGTGGGAAAGGGCATAGAGGAGGACGAGGTTATGGACGAAACCGTGGACGTGGAAATTTCTGTGGTCGGTTTCACAATCAATATCATTCTGGCCACCTGAAGTGGCAACGTGATGGTTATAACTCTGGCCACCAGAAATGATAACGTGAAGTGCAAAATAAAAGAAAGGCACCCCAAGAAGTAGAGAACCGAGGCATCTGTCATGGGTGCGGATCTGAGGGGCACTGGAAACGTACTTGTCGCACACCCAAACATCTTGTTGATCTCTACAAGTCATCCAAAAGGAATAATGGAAAGAGAGTAGAAACCAACTTCGCTAATTATAATCTAGTTAATGAACCAgtcaataaggcctcaaatgaaATAGACACTGGTGCTAATCCTTATACGACTAGACGTCATATATATTGTCcatgttttacttattttcttTGTGTTTTACTTATGTACTCATTTTATGTACTTGTTTCATGTTGTTGTTCTATGTACTCAGTTTGTTTTTAATAAAGATGTTTTTCGTTTATATATGTATAGAGATGGAAGATATATGCATTGTTGACTGCGCAACCACACACACTATTTTACAGAGTCAGAAATACTACTCACAGTTGACTAAAACCAACTCACATGTCTGGACGGTATTGGGTACATCAAATGTAATAGAAGGTTTTGGGAAAGCTAGTTTTCTTCTACCAAATAAGACACATATACACATACATGAGGCTCTATACTCTAGCAAGTCAACTAGAAACCTACtgagttttaaagatatccgTCTTAACGGGTTTCACGTTGAAACTACTAATGAGAATGAAAAAGAATACCTTCTCATCACCTCAAACACCGTTGGCAATAAAAGGGTCCTAGAAAAATTCCACTCGGTTTCTTCAGGATTATATGTTACGAGTATACGAGTTCTTGAATCTCATAGTGTCAACATCCCCAAAGTCATAAACCCAAAACTACTTTCCCTTTGGCACGAAAGACTCGGTCATCCAGGAGTATCTATGATGCGTCGTATCGTTGAAAATTCTGTGGGACATCCTCTTAAAACTCAAAAGATAATATCTCAAGATGAACTTCATTGTTCAACATGTTCCTTAGGAAAACTGATTGTCCGACCATCCCCAGTTAAGCTTCAAACCGAGTCCCCAAAATTCTTAGAAAGAATTCAAGGTGACATTTGTGGTCCTATTCATCCATCTtctggcccatttaggtacttTATGGTTTTAATTGACGCGTCAACTAGATGGGCTCATGTATGTCTACTTACAACCCGAAATACAGCCTTTGCcaaattacttgcccaaataattAAACTCCGAGCTCAATTTCCTGACCATCCCATTAAATCAATCCGACTAgataatgtaataaccccaatttttggaatttttgaaacccttatgaatagtgattttgttgattatgctgaataagaaaacttttcataccacactatgtaggggttctttattgatcttctgagatattattagtactctatgtggtatataagtgtatgtaaagatcgtgagaatccaaattcgaacactttgatcGTGAGAACACTTCCCGAAAAATCTACCatataccgaaagaattgagtataaggtaacatgattgaaaggattttaattcaaggattataagagaggatcattaaaggattataagatattgagaaagatttaggggaacccaagtaataagatcccggatgtgatccctcaaacaacgaaagagaacagagttaagcgaaccgtaaaacaaataaacgaccaagggacaagcacatacaagtagaatgggaaggaagcttccaagagaagctaaaacaagtagttaaaagagaaggtgacatcatcaagtcttaagggaaagacatgtggcttggaggtgaggtcatccaagtgatgtcatcactttatcaaagcaatctccaccaagtattcatttcacaaacaccaaaatcaaaagcaaccaaaacaaactcatttctcttcttccccCATTTATTGCTCTCgacttttccatgaaaagcaaaggaaaattttcaaaaaatcaagctacacaccttcataatttaagaggtttgtttctttagcttccataattcataacttagatgagccataagtttaagctcaagattccatgtttaacatagctaatcaattcatcaaagttcttggtgaatagtgtttttcaagaacttgaaattttgatcttgtgtttttgtttagataaagctttagtaaggattttccaaggttgtttccaagctcattacttactcctactctcaaggaaggtataGTCTCTtgacctagcattattattgaatgattaagagcttgttatgagtagtttagttgatgagaggcatgattattgtgtgtttagagattggttggttttgtgatgtttttggagttgtaaatcttggattattggttaatgaactgaagtatagttttagttcatgtttgagaataatatatgtggcgccctccaaacccgggtcagaagtttggggtccacatacaccttaattataacatgcttataacaataataaagataataataatatatgtaatgaccctacttaccaaccaccatggaccgcaacaggttaaagtatgcacacaagccacacacactaatatattacaaaccgttcaaatcccaactatttcaaattcaaactgagtattaaacattattacaaacttttacaaacttaaattattccaaaagcagcctactagctcagctttctcaacctgaacccctagctctcgtgctggactggggatcctctttaccaactggttcctttttaactggaaagaatataaacaacatcgcacaaatgagctaactagctcagcaagtcacaatgacaaaactgagaataatgatcatcaggtgaatatggttatgatatcaagtgaacaatggattatgatttagaattggatattatacttttaatttaaaaccaaggttaggctgctgatcagtcacgcactaaccccgagcaaggcacacatcattgctctaactactggatccaaggcacacattggcctaacttgaccattatatggtctgaccacgaatctggtccacaattttataaaaacaatccaattctaacataataacagaatatgcaataataaacaataaccgaaatcattaacaacaataaatgtttaacaatgaaagggtttcaatccttgtaaggatcaataaggtactttcaaagcttgaatactgtgtaatgaaagaattggataacaaaggaaacaacgtttcagggtttcaaggatttggtctttcaaagcataagatatcatggattgagtatataataattcagttcagtgtctggtatttagtttgtatgtatttgtggagtagtatcgtagatttgtggttcgtgtttgggtatacaataatcaatggcttagaaagaatatggttcatagctcaagaacaataactgaaatcaggatttaggtttccgtgcttcaaagcacttgcaatgtcaacaagactatcaagaattacaatatctcgagaaagttcagaatacttgcctgatattagcttactatcctgcacttgctttcaatcacaatcgtcttactcctcaactacctgttttcctttcctacgccttgcctcttctgctcacatatcataagcatctatcaatcatcaactcacaggattctattcaacacatacttctatctacccttcgttttacccaaatccgattaacggattgaaatctatgcaataaccaagtaaacaccgaatatatagaccgatagtcaaacagcaggtcacgtataacacataatacatcacgtaatcaatgacatatcatctataaagaagtctcgggtcataaatatgctttcgggtatttaaaatgatttttaaaacatttttcggaattaaaacgggtcgttggatcaatttcgggttaataaacagggttcggttggcccattctggctccgaaataatttttagaataattatcgagccttggaaataatttagaataatattttaaagctcgaaactatttttcggaatttttaaatcatttttaaataattaaatctaattaaataactaattaaaatcaattaataattaattaaatcaattaatcaattaattttcgaattaattgactaattaatcaattaaaaattaactgaaattaattaactaattaattcagatttatttgtgaattaaaaataattttcagaattaaaataataatttttagaattttcagaaattaaaaacgaatttttataataaaaataaataggaaatatgatttttaaacatttttaaaacagaaatccaatttttgcaaagtctgaaaactacagggaccaaactgcatcgttttcaaaattataggtactaaactgtaattttccagggggtcgccggaaaacagtcggggatggccggagaacacgttcccggcgtcctcaccccaccaacacctccagatcacatctacgggttaccaggaacacaaccatgcaatcaaaacaacctaacaatccctgagttggccggaatttggccgtgaaattttccagtttccggcgaacatcggaaaacttcaaaacacaactcccttctctacagacctcgttggttcatgaaacttatacgactagattgcaaatttcacagagaacacaacccactataacacaacatcaatctatcacagaataagaaacccccaaatttcaattaagaacattcatacgggttataaatcctaattttgaaattcgaaaattaaactcaaatttgaacatgttattgaactctaaatcagacgtatgacatatgaaaatcatcaggaaaacaactctacaacatgcaatcatcaaatcatacaaacaatcatccgaacaaaaattcatatttttaataaaataaattcgaaaataaataaatttttagaaaaataaccttgatttctgcagtgaaataaagctcagaatctgatagaacacctcaaatccttcgttttggttactcaagctttaaaaacagagatcggtaacgccttcgttttgctgtttgattcttagaacagtttatgtaattagggcttttctctgaaaattatataattaactatctgcaaatgattttgatacgaaataaaatacggtaaaaggctatttataattatggaaaatttgtatcccgttggatcattccggatataaaacggtacgtttatctgtaaaaactgatccaaacggtatcggttttcgggataattatccaaattagtacaatttgtactgcggtcttggtctcagcgcctggttacacgtattacgaagtaataattgggatagtttaataaaaagctcccgtttatcgaaaatacgggttttattgatttaccgaaacgaatattgtatcgaaaatgttacgccgggacccgcgcaggataaaccgtaagccggatcgaaaaagtcgaaacatgaaaaatgctcggaatattacaattaggttaggaaggagttctcggaagagtttcgggttccaaaaacgtaacaacggttgacgtcggttggttcccgtttttataaaatagattttaattacccggaaaaagattttagaaatttcatatgattcttataaatccataaaccaacataaaaataattaggaagatatgacaattatctatattttattttggacatataaaaattaaaatactctgtaataaccccaatttttgagaaattttgaaacccttatgaatagtgtttttgctgaacgagaaaacttttcatgccacactatgtaggggttctgttatggatattctgagattttattagtactctatatggtatataagtgtatgtaaagatcgtcagaatccaattccgaacactttgatttttcccggaaatccactagatacggaaagaattgagaaaaaggtaacaggataaaaaaggatttaaattaaaggattataggagaggatcataaaaggaatataatatattgagaaaggttaagggaacctaagtaataagatcccgggtatgatccctcaaacgataaacgagaacgaaagataagcgaaccgtaaaacaaataagtgaccaagagacaagcttgtacaagaagccagggattgtgacatcatcaaaccacaaggtgtggacaagtgggagcattatgacatgtgcaaggtgacataggcatgacaaaaaaggaaggaattgttggatgattgtaaaccacacaaagttcaaggttagaagggtaattaaccaaaaacaaaaccaaaacaacctagctagccaaaacaaatcaaagcaaac from Apium graveolens cultivar Ventura chromosome 5, ASM990537v1, whole genome shotgun sequence includes the following:
- the LOC141660425 gene encoding uncharacterized protein LOC141660425; translation: MALPSKFVALDVSRNNYLSWVLDAELHLSANGLKDTIDPEKISTVEQNGKAIIFLRHHIHEDLKSEYLTIKNPLTLWNNLKDRFDHQKLVHLPSARYDWINLRLQDFKSVAEYNSALFKISSKLILCGENITDTEMIEKTLSTFHPNTVILAQQYRERNFQKYGELISLLLVAEKNNELLLKNHQIRPTGSAQLSEVHNTSFLKNERGKGHRGGRGYGRNRGRGNFCGRFHNQYHSGHLKWQRDGYNSGHQK